A window from Mycolicibacterium tokaiense encodes these proteins:
- the crp gene encoding cAMP-activated global transcriptional regulator CRP — protein sequence MDEILARAGIFQGVEPSAVSALTKQLQPVDFPRGHTVFAEGEPGDRLYIIISGKVKIGRRSPDGRENLLTIMGPSDMFGELSIFDPGPRTSSATTITEVRAVSMDRDALRAWIADRPEIAEQLLRVLARRLRRTNNNLADLIFTDVPGRVAKQLLQLAQRFGTQEGGALRVTHDLTQEEIAQLVGASRETVNKALADFAHRGWIRLEGKSVLISDSERLARRAR from the coding sequence GTGGACGAGATCCTGGCCAGGGCCGGAATCTTCCAGGGAGTCGAACCCAGCGCCGTATCAGCGCTGACCAAGCAGCTGCAGCCCGTCGACTTCCCGCGTGGGCACACCGTATTCGCCGAGGGCGAACCAGGCGACCGGCTGTACATCATCATCTCCGGCAAGGTGAAGATCGGCCGTCGCTCACCCGATGGTCGCGAGAACCTGCTGACGATCATGGGTCCGTCCGACATGTTCGGCGAGCTGTCGATCTTCGACCCGGGTCCGCGCACCTCCAGCGCCACCACCATCACCGAGGTGCGCGCAGTGTCGATGGACCGCGATGCCCTGCGCGCGTGGATCGCCGATCGCCCCGAGATCGCCGAGCAGTTGCTGCGCGTGCTGGCACGCCGCCTGCGCCGCACCAACAACAACCTCGCCGACCTGATCTTCACCGACGTGCCCGGCCGCGTGGCCAAGCAGCTGCTGCAGCTCGCTCAGCGTTTCGGCACCCAGGAGGGCGGCGCGCTGCGCGTCACGCACGACCTGACGCAGGAGGAGATCGCACAGCTCGTCGGCGCCTCCCGCGAGACGGTGAACAAGGCTCTGGCCGATTTCGCCCACCGCGGCTGGATCCGCCTCGAGGGCAAGAGCGTGCTGATCAGCGACTCCGAGCGGCTGGCCCGCCGGGCTCGCTAG
- a CDS encoding MBL fold metallo-hydrolase — protein sequence MTLEHPAYAQLRPVTDSASVLLCDNPGVMTLEGTNTWVLQGRGSDERVIVDPGPDDDAHIERIAALGRIALVLISHRHGDHTDGIDKLVERTGAVVRSVGSGFLRGLGGPLRDGEVIDAAGLRITVLATPGHTADSVSFLSDGAVLTADTVLGRGTTVIDTEDGSLREYLDSLHRLRGLGKLRVLPGHGPDLDDLEAVSDLYLAHRQERLDQVRGALRELGDDASARQVVEHVYTDVDQKLWEAAEKSVQAQLDYLNE from the coding sequence TCGGCCTCGGTGCTGTTGTGTGACAACCCCGGTGTCATGACCCTCGAGGGCACCAACACGTGGGTGCTCCAGGGTCGGGGCAGCGACGAGCGGGTGATCGTCGATCCCGGACCCGACGACGACGCGCACATCGAGCGGATCGCGGCGCTGGGCCGCATCGCTCTGGTGTTGATCAGTCACCGCCACGGTGATCACACCGACGGCATCGACAAGCTGGTGGAGCGCACCGGCGCGGTGGTGCGCTCGGTGGGCAGCGGCTTCCTGCGCGGGCTCGGGGGGCCCCTGCGCGACGGCGAGGTCATCGACGCCGCCGGCCTGCGGATCACGGTGCTGGCCACCCCGGGCCACACCGCGGATTCGGTGTCCTTCCTCAGTGACGGCGCCGTGCTGACCGCCGACACGGTGCTGGGTCGCGGAACCACGGTGATCGACACCGAAGACGGCAGCCTGCGGGAGTACCTGGATTCGCTGCACCGGTTGCGCGGGCTGGGGAAGCTGCGGGTGCTGCCCGGCCACGGCCCTGATCTCGACGACCTCGAGGCCGTCAGCGACCTGTACCTGGCGCACCGCCAGGAGCGCCTCGATCAGGTGCGCGGTGCCCTGCGCGAGCTGGGGGACGATGCGTCGGCGCGCCAGGTTGTCGAGCACGTCTACACCGACGTCGACCAGAAGCTGTGGGAGGCGGCGGAGAAATCCGTGCAGGCCCAGCTGGACTACCTCAACGAGTGA